One window from the genome of Oceanicoccus sp. KOV_DT_Chl encodes:
- the rpsP gene encoding 30S ribosomal protein S16 translates to MVTIRLSRGGSKKRPFYHLNVSDSRTSRNGRFIERVGFFNPIASGAEERLRVDQDRIEYWVGQGAQLSERVAKLVAEVKAA, encoded by the coding sequence ATGGTAACTATTCGTTTATCTCGTGGCGGCTCCAAGAAGCGTCCTTTTTATCACTTGAATGTCAGTGACAGCCGCACTTCACGTAATGGTCGTTTCATTGAACGTGTTGGCTTTTTCAATCCAATCGCCAGTGGCGCTGAAGAGCGTTTACGTGTTGATCAGGATCGCATTGAATATTGGGTTGGCCAGGGCGCTCAATTATCCGAGCGTGTTGCTAAGTTGGTTGCAGAAGTTAAAGCAGCTTAA
- the rimM gene encoding ribosome maturation factor RimM (Essential for efficient processing of 16S rRNA), with the protein MVDPAELIVVGKITTVYGVKGWVKIHSFTDPMENLLGYQQCFLERGGQWQPLVIEDAKFHGKGLVALIAGVNDREQARLYCQCNIAVERSAMPELEEDEYYWHQLEGLEVYTSGADGKELLLGTVQEMMETGANDVLVVKKSKGSIDKRERLIPWLPDQVIKLVDTDAGLIRVDWDPEF; encoded by the coding sequence ATGGTTGACCCCGCTGAGTTGATCGTCGTTGGAAAAATTACGACGGTTTATGGTGTTAAAGGTTGGGTCAAGATTCATTCTTTTACTGATCCCATGGAAAATCTATTGGGCTATCAGCAATGTTTTCTTGAGCGCGGCGGCCAATGGCAACCGTTAGTGATTGAAGACGCCAAATTTCACGGTAAAGGTCTAGTGGCTTTAATAGCCGGAGTTAACGACCGTGAACAGGCAAGGCTTTATTGCCAGTGCAATATAGCGGTTGAGCGATCAGCCATGCCTGAGTTGGAAGAGGATGAATATTACTGGCATCAGCTTGAAGGGTTAGAGGTCTATACCTCCGGCGCCGATGGTAAAGAGTTGTTGCTAGGCACGGTACAGGAAATGATGGAAACCGGTGCTAACGATGTACTGGTGGTAAAAAAGAGTAAGGGCAGTATTGATAAGCGGGAGCGGTTAATTCCGTGGTTGCCGGATCAGGTGATCAAGCTGGTTGATACTGATGCTGGTTTAATTCGTGTTGATTGGGATCCCGAGTTTTAA
- the trmD gene encoding tRNA (guanosine(37)-N1)-methyltransferase TrmD, producing the protein MQIGVITLFPEMLAAVTESGISGRAVKQNLLTVQSWNPRDFTEDKHRTVDDRPYGGGPGMVMKVAPLRAAIAAAKQQLSTAKVIYLSPQGRKLDQAGVELLSQNQQLIFVAGRYEGIDERLIETEVDEEWSIGDYVLSGGELAAMVMIDTLVRQIPGALGHEQSAQEDSFAVDGLLDCPHYTRPELLEGLPVPEVLMSGDHEKIRRWRLQQALGRTWLRRRELIESRELSAEEQELLASFIAAYKQL; encoded by the coding sequence ATGCAAATAGGTGTAATCACACTGTTTCCCGAAATGCTGGCAGCGGTAACTGAAAGTGGTATCAGTGGCCGTGCAGTAAAACAGAATTTACTGACAGTGCAGAGCTGGAACCCTCGTGATTTTACCGAGGATAAACACCGCACTGTCGATGATCGTCCCTACGGCGGAGGCCCTGGGATGGTGATGAAAGTCGCCCCCTTACGTGCAGCGATTGCCGCAGCGAAGCAGCAATTGTCCACGGCGAAAGTGATATATCTTTCACCGCAGGGTCGCAAACTGGATCAGGCTGGGGTAGAGCTACTCAGTCAGAATCAACAATTAATTTTTGTCGCTGGTCGTTACGAAGGTATCGACGAGCGTTTAATCGAAACGGAAGTCGATGAAGAGTGGTCCATTGGTGACTATGTATTGAGTGGCGGCGAATTGGCTGCGATGGTAATGATCGACACCTTGGTGCGACAAATACCCGGGGCATTAGGTCATGAGCAATCAGCGCAAGAAGACTCTTTTGCAGTTGATGGATTACTGGATTGTCCACACTACACCAGGCCTGAATTATTAGAGGGGCTGCCAGTACCGGAGGTACTGATGAGTGGCGATCATGAAAAAATTCGGCGTTGGCGTTTACAGCAAGCGTTAGGTCGAACCTGGTTGCGAAGACGCGAGCTGATAGAAAGCCGCGAATTAAGCGCCGAAGAGCAAGAATTATTGGCCAGTTTTATTGCGGCATATAAGCAACTATAA
- the rplS gene encoding 50S ribosomal protein L19, producing MSTNKIIAELEAEQMSKEIPAFAPGDTVVVQVKVIDGDRERLQAFEGVVIGVRNRALNSAFTVRKISHGIGVERTFQTYSPLVDSIEVKRRGDVRQAKLYYLRELSGRAARIKEKLAK from the coding sequence ATGAGCACCAACAAAATTATCGCTGAATTAGAAGCGGAACAAATGAGCAAAGAGATTCCTGCGTTTGCCCCGGGTGATACCGTGGTTGTGCAGGTAAAAGTTATTGACGGCGATCGCGAGCGTCTACAGGCATTTGAAGGCGTGGTAATCGGTGTTCGTAACCGTGCACTGAATTCTGCTTTTACTGTCCGTAAGATATCTCACGGCATTGGTGTTGAACGTACTTTTCAAACCTATAGTCCTTTGGTGGATAGCATTGAAGTTAAGCGCCGCGGTGATGTTCGCCAGGCCAAGCTATACTACTTGCGTGAATTGAGTGGTCGTGCCGCTCGTATTAAAGAGAAATTGGCTAAATAA
- the xerD gene encoding site-specific tyrosine recombinase XerD, with amino-acid sequence MTITTENPIIDLFLDALWMEKGLSQNTLSSYRRDLKLFDQWLQCTASPGLLQVQPSDIQSYLAARLRDQKSPRSTARLLSCLRGFYQYQLRESKIALDPTLDIDSPKLPMPLPKSLSETEVEELLSAPDVEVPLELRDRAMLELLYASGLRVTELVSLRMGQLSLTQGVVKVMGKGSKERLVPTGEEALYWMQRYMQHGRPLLLGTHMSDVIFPSRRGTMMTRQTFWHRIKLYAQRAGIKKTLSPHTLRHAFATHLINHGADLRVVQLLLGHSDLSTTQIYTHVARERMKELHTQHHPRG; translated from the coding sequence ATGACAATAACAACTGAAAACCCCATTATAGATCTTTTTCTCGACGCTTTATGGATGGAAAAAGGTTTAAGCCAAAACACGTTATCTTCCTATCGTAGGGATTTGAAACTGTTTGACCAATGGTTGCAGTGCACGGCCAGTCCCGGGCTGCTTCAAGTACAGCCTAGCGATATTCAAAGTTATCTTGCGGCACGTTTGCGCGACCAAAAATCCCCCCGATCGACCGCTCGATTGTTATCTTGCTTACGCGGATTTTATCAGTACCAGTTGCGTGAATCTAAAATAGCACTGGATCCAACACTGGATATAGATAGCCCTAAACTACCGATGCCGCTTCCCAAGTCACTTAGTGAGACCGAGGTTGAGGAGTTATTAAGTGCCCCGGATGTAGAGGTACCATTGGAACTGCGTGACCGGGCGATGCTGGAACTGTTATATGCCTCGGGTTTGCGAGTGACGGAGTTAGTCTCTTTACGTATGGGGCAGCTTAGTTTGACGCAAGGTGTAGTTAAAGTGATGGGCAAAGGTAGTAAAGAACGCTTGGTGCCGACTGGTGAGGAGGCTTTATATTGGATGCAGCGGTATATGCAGCATGGGCGGCCCCTATTATTGGGGACTCACATGAGCGATGTTATTTTCCCGTCAAGACGTGGCACTATGATGACCCGACAAACCTTTTGGCACCGGATAAAGTTATATGCGCAGCGAGCGGGAATCAAAAAAACATTGTCTCCCCATACCCTGAGGCATGCTTTTGCCACACATTTGATTAATCATGGGGCAGATTTGCGGGTGGTACAATTACTGTTAGGACACAGTGACCTGAGCACCACACAAATATATACTCATGTTGCTCGTGAACGTATGAAAGAATTACATACCCAGCATCATCCGCGCGGTTAG